The Sesamum indicum cultivar Zhongzhi No. 13 linkage group LG2, S_indicum_v1.0, whole genome shotgun sequence genome contains a region encoding:
- the LOC105156621 gene encoding signal recognition particle receptor subunit beta isoform X1, with amino-acid sequence MDEEKMEKLRIQLQQLLNETQEFVQKIPPMQLYAAIGVVISTIFLFLIIRLFKRKSSNTIVLTGLSGSGKTVLFYQLRDGSSHLGTVTSMEPNEGTFVLHSETTKQKGKIKPVHIVDVPGHSRLRPKLDEFLPQAAGIVFVVDAVEFLPNVRAASEYLYDILTKASVVKKKIPLLLLCNKVDKVTAHTKDFIRKQLEKEIEKLRASRTALSSADITNEYTLGVPGEAFAFHQCYNKVMVAEASGLTGDTSQLEQFIREYVKA; translated from the exons ATGGATGAGGAGAAGATGGAGAAACTGAGGATCCAGTTGCAACAGTTATTGAAtgagacccaagaatttgtccAGAAAATCCCGCCAATGCAGCTCTACGCCGCAATTGGAGTAGTTATATCCACTATATTTCTCTTCTTAATCA TTCGTCTTTTCAAGCGTAAATCATCTAATACAATTGTCCTAACTGGACTAAGTGGAAGTGGCAAAACTGTTCTGTTTTACCAG CTTCGAGATGGCTCCTCCCATCTTGGTACTGTGACATCAATGGAACCAAATGAAGGAACATTTGTACTACACTCCGAGACAACTAAG CAGAAGGGAAAAATAAAGCCTGTTCATATTGTTGATGTTCCTGGGCATTCTCGTCTTCGACCCAAACTAGATGAGTTCTTGCCGCAAGCAGCTGGCATAGTTTTTGTGGTGGATGCTGTGGAATTCTTACCAAATGTTCGTGCTGCCTCAGA GTACCTGTATGATATTTTGACAAAGGCAAGTGTTGTCAAGAAAAAGATTCCTTTGCTGCTTTTGTGCAACAAGGTAGATAAAGTCACTGCACATACAAAGGATTTCATCCGAAAACAGCTGGAGAAGGAAAT TGAAAAACTTCGTGCATCAAGAACAGCATTGTCTTCGGCAGATATTACTAACGAATATACACTCGGAGTACCTGGGGAAGCCTTTGCATTTCATCAGTGCTATAACAAAGTTATGGTTGCAGAAGCATCTGGTTTGACCGGTGACACCTCTCAGTTAGAGCAGTTTATTAGGGAATATGTAAAGGCTTAG
- the LOC105156623 gene encoding ATP-citrate synthase alpha chain protein 1 isoform X1, translating to MARKKIREYDSKRLLKEHFKRISGSELEIKSAQVTESTNLNELVDKEPWLSSTKLVVKPDMLFGKRGKSGLVALNLDLAGVAAFVKDRLGKEVEMGGCRGPITTFIVEPFVPHKEEFYLNIVSDRLGCSISFSECGGIEIEENWDKVKTIFIPTGESFTSELCAPLLATLPLEIKGVIEEFIKAVYALFLDLDFTFLEMNPFTLVDGKPYPLDMRGELDDTAAFKNFKKWGNIEFPMPFGRVMSPTESFIHGLDEKTSASLKFTVLNPKGRIWTMVAGGGASVIYADTVGDLGYASELGNYAEYSGAPNEEEVLQYARVVIDCATAEPDGRKRALVIGGGIANFTDVAATFSGIIRALKEKEAKLKAARMHLYVRRGGPNYQKGLARMRTLAEEIGIPIEVYGPEATMTGICKQAIECISAAA from the exons ATGGCAAGGAAGAAGATCAGAGAGTATGATTCCAAGAGATTGTTGAAAGAGCACTTCAAGAGGATTTCTGGGTCTGAGTTGGAGATCAAATCTGCCCAA GTCACCGAGTCTACTAATCTCAACGAACTAGTAGATAAGGAACCCTGGCTCTCATCAACAAAGCTGGTCGTCAAACCAGATATGTTATTTGGGAAGCGGGGGAAAAGTGGTCTTGTCGCTTTGAACCTTGATTTGGCTGGAGTTGCTGCTTTTGTGAAGGATCGGCTTGGCAAAGAG GTGGAGATGGGAGGATGCAGAGGGCCAATTACGACGTTCATTGTCGAACCATTCGTTCCACATAAAGAAGAATTCTACCTGAACATTGTCTCTGATAGGCTTGGTTGTAGTATCAGTTTCTCAGAGTGCGGAGGAATTGAGATTGAAGAAAACTGGGACAAG GTGAAGACAATCTTTATTCCAACAGGTGAATCTTTCACATCAGAGCTTTGTGCTCCACTTCTTGCAACCCTTCCCTTGGAG ATTAAGGGTGTTATTGAGGAGTTCATCAAAGCAGTCTATGCTTTGTTTTTAG ATTTGGACTTCACTTTCCTTGAGATGAATCCTTTCACCTTGGTCGATGGAAAGCCTTATCCCTTGGATATGAGGGGCGAGCTTGACGACACTGCCGCATTTAAGAACTTCAAAAA ATGGGGGAATATCGAATTCCCAATGCCATTTGGAAGGGTAATGAGTCCCACAGAAAGCTTTATTCACGGACTTGATGAAAAG ACAAGTGCATCTCTGAAGTTCACGGTCTTGAACCCCAAAGGGCGAATTTGGACTATGGTTGCTGGAGGAGGTGCAAGTGTCATCTATGCCGATACT GTTGGAGATCTTGGGTACGCTTCTGAGCTCGGGAACTATGCAGAATACAGTGGCGCTCCCAACGAAGAGGAGGTCTTGCAGTATGCCAGAGTTGTGATTGAT TGTGCAACTGCAGAGCCCGATGGCCGTAAGAGAGCCCTCGTAATAGGGGGAGGTATAGCTAACTTCACTGATGTGGCTGCTACATTTAGTGGCATCATTCGAGCTCTCAAAGAGAAG GAGGCCAAACTCAAGGCAGCCAGAATGCATTTGTATGTCAGAAGAGGAGGGCCAAATTACCAAAAGGGTCTTGCAAGAATGCGAACTCTTGCAGAAGAAATCGGCATCCCAATTGAG GTTTATGGACCTGAGGCAACCATGACTGGGATCTGCAAACAGGCTATTGAGTGCATCAGTGCAGCTGCTTGA
- the LOC105156618 gene encoding patatin-like protein 2, translating to MEYTSQLFQIQECVSGKLIRILSIDGGGIRGIIPGVILAFLESRLQMLDSEEARLADYFDVIAGTSTGGLVTAMLTAPNEDNRPMFAAKDIKAFYLDECPKIFPQQSHALGHAAKVIKSFSGPKYDGIYLHSLIKEKLGDVKLHETLTDVVIPTFDIKSLQPVIFSSYEVKNEPSLDASLSDICIGTSAAPTYLPAHYFENKDSEGRIREFNLIDGGVAANNPTLVAINQVTKEITRGSSEIFPLKPKEDGRFLVLSLGTGSAKAEEKYDAEGAAKWGVLGWLLNGGSTPLFDVFNRASSDMVDFHTTTFFQALHSQNNYLRIQDDTLTGAMSSVDVATKENLEDLVKAGEKLLKKPVSRVNWETGIYEPSNQGTNEEALIRLAELLSKEKRLRDAPSHQQSSTSLSL from the exons ATGGAATATACGTCACAGCTctttcaaattcaagaatgcGTTTCTGGGAAATTGATCAGAATTCTATCTATTGATGGAGGTGGTATCAGGGGAATAATCCCAGGGGTTATCCTCGCTTTTCTTGAATCACGACTTCAG ATGTTGGATAGTGAAGAAGCAAGATTAGCAGATTACTTTGATGTTATTGCCGGGACTAGCACTGGTGGGCTTGTGACTGCAATGCTCACTGCTCCGAACGAGGACAACCGTCCGATGTTTGCTGCGAAGGATATCAAGGCCTTCTACCTTGATGAATGCCCCAAAATCTTCCCACAGCAGAG CCATGCACTTGGCCATGCTGCAAAAGTGATCAAGTCCTTTTCAGGGCCAAAGTATGATGGAATTTATCTGCATTCTCTAATCAAGGAAAAACTTGGTGATGTGAAACTGCACGAGACATTGACTGATGTTGTGATTCCAACTTTTGATATCAAGAGTCTCCAGCCCGTTATCTTCTCCAGCTACGAG GTGAAGAATGAGCCAAGCTTAGATGCTTCACTCTCAGATATATGCATAGGAACATCTGCTGCTCCAACCTATCTCCCTGCTCATTACTTTGAAAACAAAGACTCAGAAGGACGTATAAGAGAATTCAATCTCATTGATGGTGGAGTCGCTGCAAATAATCCG ACTTTAGTTGCAATAAACCAAGTAACGAAGGAGATTACTCGGGGAAGCTCTGAAATATTTCCTCTGAAACCCAAAGAGGATGGTCGATTTCTTGTTCTATCCCTGGGAACAGGTTCAGCAAAAGCCGAAGAGAAATATGATGCAGAAGGTGCAGCCAAATGGGGTGTTTTGGGATGGCTGTTAAACGGCGGTTCGACTCCTCTGTTTGATGTATTCAACAGAGCCAGCAGTGACATGGTCGATTTTCACACTACTACTTTCTTCCAAGCTCTTCACTCTCAGAATAATTACCTTCGGATACAG GATGACACATTAACTGGAGCAATGTCTTCTGTGGATGTTGCAACCAAGGAGAACTTAGAGGATCTTGTGAAAGCTGGTGAAAAGTTGCTGAAAAAACCAGTTTCAAGAGTAAATTGGGAGACTGGAATTTATGAGCCCTCCAACCAAGGAACTAATGAGGAAGCACTAATCAG GTTAGCGGAGTTACTTTCCAAGGAGAAGCGGCTTCGAGATGCACCATCTCATCAACAAAGTAGCACTTCATTGAGCTTATAG
- the LOC105156772 gene encoding F-box/kelch-repeat protein At1g23390-like — protein MALTAEEVEIHGDVLETILSHVPLLHFPPCRVSKWWRYAVSSSLHHHNPPKPWLILHTQATRFPHATAAHAYDPRSDLWIKISQPSIDYVSALKSSNSNFLYMLSPSKFSFSLDPLNCNWRSVDPPLVWRTDPIVARVGDSVIIAGGACDFEDDPLAVEIYNLKTRAWCTGQSMPENLMDSAASPWLSIATTTEKLVVADKQSGVTYWFDPETKSWSEPFVLDPGQPISNYHIGCSNNSLILVGVCRSGQAERVKVWRVEGEDVSCKEMGEMPQEFVARLRSKSYENSPIDIRVRGNIVYVYNTWKAEEVVACELMGGGGCRWWSMRNVVGREEMMGERLVFSCSEVGIEELQKAIRMKKWRFEEVNC, from the coding sequence ATGGCACTGACAGCAGAAGAAGTAGAAATTCACGGGGACGTGTTAGAGACAATCCTCTCCCACGTCCCACTCCTCCACTTCCCCCCCTGCCGTGTTTCTAAGTGGTGGCGCTACGCCGTCTCCTCCTCCCTCCACCACCACAACCCCCCCAAGCCCTGGTTGATCCTCCACACACAAGCCACTCGCTTTCCCCACGCCACCGCCGCCCATGCATATGATCCCCGCTCCGACCTCTGGATCAAGATTTCTCAACCGTCAATCGATTACGTCTCCGCCCTCAAGTCATCCAATTCCAATTTCCTCTACATGCTCTCCCCCTCCAAATTCTCCTTCTCGTTGGACCCGCTCAACTGCAACTGGCGCAGCGTCGACCCGCCCCTCGTGTGGCGCACGGACCCAATCGTTGCCCGCGTGGGGGACTCCGTCATCATTGCCGGAGGCGCCTGCGATTTCGAAGATGATCCGCTGGCCGTGGAGATTTACAATCTCAAAACACGTGCCTGGTGCACGGGCCAGTCCATGCCGGAGAACTTGATGGACTCCGCGGCTTCGCCTTGGCTTTCAATCGCCACGACGACTGAGAAACTCGTCGTCGCCGATAAACAATCCGGCGTCACTTACTGGTTCGATCCGGAAACCAAATCTTGGTCCGAACCGTTTGTTCTGGATCCCGGTCAACCCATTAGCAATTACCACATCGGATGCTCCAATAACAGCCTTATCCTGGTCGGAGTTTGCAGAAGCGGACAAGCTGAAAGAGTGAAAGTCTGGAGAGTTGAGGGAGAAGATGTATCCTGTAAAGAGATGGGAGAAATGCCTCAAGAATTTGTAGCCAGACTGAGGAGCAAAAGTTACGAAAATTCTCCAATAGATATCCGAGTGAGGGGGAACATCGTGTACGTGTATAACACGTGGAAGGCAGAGGAGGTGGTGGCGTGCGAGCTGATGGGCGGCGGGGGCTGCAGGTGGTGGAGCATGAGAAATGTGGTGGGGCGTGAGGAAATGATGGGGGAGAGGTTGGTATTCTCGTGTTCTGAGGTTGGGATTGAGGAGTTGCAGAAAGCTATAAGGATGAAGAAGTGGAGATTTGAGGAGGTGAACTGCTGA
- the LOC105156623 gene encoding ATP-citrate synthase alpha chain protein 1 isoform X2: protein MARKKIREYDSKRLLKEHFKRISGSELEIKSAQVEMGGCRGPITTFIVEPFVPHKEEFYLNIVSDRLGCSISFSECGGIEIEENWDKVKTIFIPTGESFTSELCAPLLATLPLEIKGVIEEFIKAVYALFLDLDFTFLEMNPFTLVDGKPYPLDMRGELDDTAAFKNFKKWGNIEFPMPFGRVMSPTESFIHGLDEKTSASLKFTVLNPKGRIWTMVAGGGASVIYADTVGDLGYASELGNYAEYSGAPNEEEVLQYARVVIDCATAEPDGRKRALVIGGGIANFTDVAATFSGIIRALKEKEAKLKAARMHLYVRRGGPNYQKGLARMRTLAEEIGIPIEVYGPEATMTGICKQAIECISAAA from the exons ATGGCAAGGAAGAAGATCAGAGAGTATGATTCCAAGAGATTGTTGAAAGAGCACTTCAAGAGGATTTCTGGGTCTGAGTTGGAGATCAAATCTGCCCAA GTGGAGATGGGAGGATGCAGAGGGCCAATTACGACGTTCATTGTCGAACCATTCGTTCCACATAAAGAAGAATTCTACCTGAACATTGTCTCTGATAGGCTTGGTTGTAGTATCAGTTTCTCAGAGTGCGGAGGAATTGAGATTGAAGAAAACTGGGACAAG GTGAAGACAATCTTTATTCCAACAGGTGAATCTTTCACATCAGAGCTTTGTGCTCCACTTCTTGCAACCCTTCCCTTGGAG ATTAAGGGTGTTATTGAGGAGTTCATCAAAGCAGTCTATGCTTTGTTTTTAG ATTTGGACTTCACTTTCCTTGAGATGAATCCTTTCACCTTGGTCGATGGAAAGCCTTATCCCTTGGATATGAGGGGCGAGCTTGACGACACTGCCGCATTTAAGAACTTCAAAAA ATGGGGGAATATCGAATTCCCAATGCCATTTGGAAGGGTAATGAGTCCCACAGAAAGCTTTATTCACGGACTTGATGAAAAG ACAAGTGCATCTCTGAAGTTCACGGTCTTGAACCCCAAAGGGCGAATTTGGACTATGGTTGCTGGAGGAGGTGCAAGTGTCATCTATGCCGATACT GTTGGAGATCTTGGGTACGCTTCTGAGCTCGGGAACTATGCAGAATACAGTGGCGCTCCCAACGAAGAGGAGGTCTTGCAGTATGCCAGAGTTGTGATTGAT TGTGCAACTGCAGAGCCCGATGGCCGTAAGAGAGCCCTCGTAATAGGGGGAGGTATAGCTAACTTCACTGATGTGGCTGCTACATTTAGTGGCATCATTCGAGCTCTCAAAGAGAAG GAGGCCAAACTCAAGGCAGCCAGAATGCATTTGTATGTCAGAAGAGGAGGGCCAAATTACCAAAAGGGTCTTGCAAGAATGCGAACTCTTGCAGAAGAAATCGGCATCCCAATTGAG GTTTATGGACCTGAGGCAACCATGACTGGGATCTGCAAACAGGCTATTGAGTGCATCAGTGCAGCTGCTTGA
- the LOC105156620 gene encoding uncharacterized protein LOC105156620 produces the protein MTADTTAPSYWLNWRFLLCAIWILVAMVLSVLVIWRYEGHNKSRNRLSGDQQEAARGLYKGEAWRTCSQSIHPIWLLAYRIVAFGALLALILADTIVHSVGIFYFYTQWTFTLVTVYFGLASSLSTHGHLLHRHELDSEKDNRVGRDAEQGSYVAPTHGENSDTPSTNRSLNPRDDPNHRTASVWENALQIMFQMCAGAVVLTDAVFWLVIYPFLTGKDYRLSFLVVCMHSVNAVFLLGETILNSLRFPFFRIAYFVLWTSVFVVFQWIIHACVSMRWPYPFLDLSSPYAPIWYLSVGLLHFPCFAIFTLIFKIKQFCVSR, from the exons ATGACAGCCGACACGACGGCCCCAAGTTATTGGTTGAACTGGAGGTTCTTACTCTGTGCAATATGGATCTTAGTGGCAATGGTGCTTTCAGTACTTGTAATCTGGAGATATGAAGGCCATAACAAGTCAAGAAACCGACTAAGCGGGGATCAACAGGAGGCGGCTAGGGGCTTATATAAGGGTGAAGCTTGGCGAACGTGCTCACAATCCATCCATCCCATTTGGCTGCTTGCTTACCGGATTGTTGCTTTTGGTGCCTTACTGGCATTGATTCTTGCTGATACCATTGTCCATAGTGTtggcatattttatttttacactcA GTGGACCTTTACCTTGGTCACAGTTTATTTTGGG CTGGCTTCTTCACTCTCCACCCATGGACATCTGCTTCACCGACATGAATTGGATTCCGAAAAGGATAACCGTGTTGGGAGGGATGCGGAACAAGGCTCATATGTAGCACCCACACATGGAGAGAATTCAGATACGCCCAGCACGAACAGAAGCTTGAATCCCCGTGATGACCCTAATCACAGAACAGCATCTGTTTGGGAAAATGCGTTGCAGATAATGTTCCAG ATGTGTGCTGGAGCTGTTGTACTCACTGATGCTGTGTTTTGGCTCGTGATATACCCATTTCTTACTGGCAAAGATTATCGATTGAGTTTT CTGGTTGTTTGCATGCATTCTGTCAATGCTGTTTTCCTACTTGGTGAAACGATTTTAAACAGCCTG CGGTTTCCTTTCTTTCGAATTGCATATTTCGTTCTATGGACAAGCGTGTTCGTTGTTTTCCAGTGGATCATCCATGCTTGTGTTTCAATGAG GTGGCCTTATCCTTTTCTAGACTTGTCATCTCCATATGCTCCCATATG GTACTTATCTGTGGGGCTGCTACATTTTCCATGTTTTGCTATctttactcttatttttaagataaaacaATTTTGTGTATCGAGATAA
- the LOC105156621 gene encoding signal recognition particle receptor subunit beta isoform X2 has product MDEEKMEKLRIQLQQLLNETQEFVQKIPPMQLYAAIGVVISTIFLFLIIRLFKRKSSNTIVLTGLSGSGKTVLFYQLRDGSSHLGTVTSMEPNEGTFVLHSETTKKGKIKPVHIVDVPGHSRLRPKLDEFLPQAAGIVFVVDAVEFLPNVRAASEYLYDILTKASVVKKKIPLLLLCNKVDKVTAHTKDFIRKQLEKEIEKLRASRTALSSADITNEYTLGVPGEAFAFHQCYNKVMVAEASGLTGDTSQLEQFIREYVKA; this is encoded by the exons ATGGATGAGGAGAAGATGGAGAAACTGAGGATCCAGTTGCAACAGTTATTGAAtgagacccaagaatttgtccAGAAAATCCCGCCAATGCAGCTCTACGCCGCAATTGGAGTAGTTATATCCACTATATTTCTCTTCTTAATCA TTCGTCTTTTCAAGCGTAAATCATCTAATACAATTGTCCTAACTGGACTAAGTGGAAGTGGCAAAACTGTTCTGTTTTACCAG CTTCGAGATGGCTCCTCCCATCTTGGTACTGTGACATCAATGGAACCAAATGAAGGAACATTTGTACTACACTCCGAGACAACTAAG AAGGGAAAAATAAAGCCTGTTCATATTGTTGATGTTCCTGGGCATTCTCGTCTTCGACCCAAACTAGATGAGTTCTTGCCGCAAGCAGCTGGCATAGTTTTTGTGGTGGATGCTGTGGAATTCTTACCAAATGTTCGTGCTGCCTCAGA GTACCTGTATGATATTTTGACAAAGGCAAGTGTTGTCAAGAAAAAGATTCCTTTGCTGCTTTTGTGCAACAAGGTAGATAAAGTCACTGCACATACAAAGGATTTCATCCGAAAACAGCTGGAGAAGGAAAT TGAAAAACTTCGTGCATCAAGAACAGCATTGTCTTCGGCAGATATTACTAACGAATATACACTCGGAGTACCTGGGGAAGCCTTTGCATTTCATCAGTGCTATAACAAAGTTATGGTTGCAGAAGCATCTGGTTTGACCGGTGACACCTCTCAGTTAGAGCAGTTTATTAGGGAATATGTAAAGGCTTAG